One window from the genome of Streptomyces sp. NBC_01476 encodes:
- a CDS encoding GNAT family N-acetyltransferase: protein MNALLPPSLVEHSEAEALFRFETGAPDAVRAALGMNATRIGDAVVLSMREDPTRFWSKALGFGRTAPVTAGLIGEVCDFYRAEGTPQAVLQLAPSVIPGDWAEICRREGITAQSSWVKLVGVVDELVANADASDRRPPAGVRVTPLEPGDAARWASVMMRAFGMPETHYAQMAAASAGQPGWYPYAAWLDGEIVGTGTMYVAEETAQLFAGAVLPHARNRGGQTELLAARARMAQKLGCRWLVAETGAETGGSHNPSLHNMLRLGFRTAYERRNWTWQPVTPASA from the coding sequence ATGAACGCACTTCTTCCGCCGTCGCTGGTCGAACACTCCGAGGCCGAGGCCCTGTTCCGGTTCGAGACCGGCGCGCCTGACGCCGTACGCGCGGCGCTGGGGATGAACGCCACGCGGATCGGTGACGCGGTGGTCCTGTCGATGCGGGAGGACCCCACACGGTTCTGGAGCAAGGCGCTCGGCTTCGGCCGCACCGCGCCCGTCACGGCCGGACTCATCGGCGAGGTGTGCGACTTCTACCGGGCCGAGGGGACCCCGCAGGCGGTTCTCCAGCTCGCGCCCTCGGTGATCCCCGGGGACTGGGCGGAGATCTGCCGCCGCGAGGGCATCACCGCCCAGTCGTCATGGGTGAAACTCGTCGGCGTGGTCGACGAACTCGTGGCCAACGCGGATGCCTCTGACCGGCGGCCGCCGGCCGGTGTGCGGGTCACGCCGCTGGAGCCCGGCGACGCCGCGCGCTGGGCCTCGGTGATGATGCGGGCCTTCGGCATGCCGGAGACCCACTACGCGCAGATGGCCGCGGCCTCCGCCGGCCAACCCGGGTGGTATCCGTATGCCGCCTGGCTGGACGGGGAGATCGTGGGCACCGGGACGATGTACGTCGCCGAGGAGACGGCCCAGTTGTTCGCCGGGGCCGTACTGCCGCACGCGCGCAACCGCGGCGGGCAGACCGAACTGCTCGCCGCACGGGCGCGGATGGCGCAGAAACTGGGCTGCCGGTGGCTTGTCGCCGAAACGGGTGCCGAGACCGGCGGAAGCCACAACCCTTCCCTGCACAACATGCTCCGGCTCGGTTTCCGGACCGCCTACGAACGCCGCAACTGGACGTGGCAGCCGGTCACACCGGCGAGCGCGTAG
- a CDS encoding NAD-dependent malic enzyme yields the protein MRELSWNDRDACWETTSRGRAVLADPRVNRGTAFTERERDELGLVGLVPPQVLSQDEQAARAYYQFSSQPSDLAKNVYLTALHDRNEVLFFRLVGDHLAEMLPIVYTPTIGAAIERYSNEFRRPRGIYLSVDAPQDIERALTASGLGADDLDLVVATDGEAILGIGDWGVGGIDISVGKLCVYTAAGGVDPARTLPVMLDVGTNRQELLDDPRYLGTRHRRVDRETYDAFVDAFVRTVTKLFPRALLHWEDFGPANARRILTRYRDSCCTFNDDIQGTGAVNLAAVLSGVKITGVPLRDQRIVVFGAGTAGIGIADQLRDALIAEGLTHDEAVRRFWPVDRFGLLTDDQDGLRDFQLPYARPTAEVADWQRDKRVGGIALGEVVARVRPTVLIGSSGQGGAFTEDIVRTMAAHTDRPIVMPMSNPTRLAEAVPSDLLEWTGGRALIATGSPFSDVTRDGVTHRIGQANNALVFPGLGLGAIVSRAQKITDGMLVAAAHAVADQARTGTPGAPILPPTDDLRSTSAAVAEAVARAAAEDGVALAAVDDDTIGQRIREAMWAPVYRPVRAV from the coding sequence GTGAGAGAGCTCAGCTGGAACGACCGGGACGCGTGCTGGGAGACGACCTCCCGGGGGCGGGCCGTACTGGCCGACCCGCGGGTGAACCGGGGGACCGCGTTCACCGAGCGGGAGCGGGACGAGCTGGGTCTGGTGGGACTGGTCCCGCCGCAGGTGCTGAGCCAGGACGAGCAGGCGGCCCGCGCGTACTACCAGTTCTCCTCGCAGCCGAGCGATCTGGCGAAGAACGTGTACCTCACCGCTCTCCACGACCGCAACGAGGTGCTCTTCTTCCGCCTCGTCGGCGACCACCTCGCCGAGATGCTGCCCATCGTGTACACGCCGACCATCGGCGCCGCCATCGAGCGGTACAGCAACGAGTTCCGGCGCCCCCGCGGGATCTACCTGTCCGTGGACGCGCCCCAGGACATCGAACGCGCCCTCACCGCCTCGGGGCTGGGCGCCGACGACCTGGACCTCGTGGTGGCGACCGACGGCGAGGCGATCCTCGGCATCGGCGACTGGGGCGTGGGCGGCATCGACATCTCGGTCGGCAAACTCTGCGTGTACACCGCCGCGGGAGGTGTGGACCCGGCCCGCACCCTGCCGGTCATGCTCGACGTCGGCACCAACCGGCAGGAACTCCTGGACGACCCGCGCTATCTCGGCACCCGGCACCGGCGGGTCGACCGGGAGACGTACGACGCCTTCGTGGACGCCTTCGTGCGAACGGTGACCAAGCTGTTCCCACGCGCCCTGCTCCACTGGGAGGACTTCGGACCGGCCAACGCCCGCCGGATCCTCACCCGTTACCGCGACTCGTGCTGCACCTTCAACGACGACATCCAGGGCACGGGAGCGGTCAACCTCGCCGCGGTGCTCTCCGGGGTGAAGATCACGGGCGTGCCGCTGCGCGACCAGCGCATCGTGGTCTTCGGAGCGGGCACCGCCGGCATCGGCATCGCCGACCAGCTGCGCGACGCGCTGATCGCCGAGGGCCTCACCCACGACGAGGCCGTACGCCGGTTCTGGCCGGTCGACCGCTTCGGGCTCCTCACCGACGACCAGGACGGGCTGCGCGACTTCCAGCTCCCGTACGCCCGCCCCACCGCAGAGGTGGCCGACTGGCAGCGCGACAAGCGGGTCGGCGGTATCGCCCTCGGCGAGGTGGTCGCCCGGGTGCGTCCCACCGTACTGATCGGGTCGTCGGGGCAGGGCGGGGCCTTCACCGAGGACATCGTCCGGACGATGGCGGCGCACACCGACCGGCCGATCGTCATGCCGATGTCGAACCCGACACGGCTCGCCGAAGCCGTACCGTCCGACCTGCTGGAGTGGACCGGCGGCCGGGCGCTGATCGCCACCGGCAGCCCCTTCTCGGACGTCACCAGGGACGGGGTGACCCACCGGATCGGCCAGGCCAACAACGCCCTGGTCTTCCCCGGTCTCGGCCTCGGGGCCATCGTCTCCCGCGCCCAGAAGATCACCGACGGCATGCTGGTCGCGGCTGCCCACGCCGTCGCCGACCAGGCCAGGACCGGCACACCGGGTGCCCCGATCCTGCCGCCGACCGACGATCTGCGCAGCACCTCGGCGGCGGTCGCCGAAGCCGTGGCCCGTGCGGCGGCCGAGGACGGGGTGGCCCTGGCCGCCGTCGACGACGACACCATCGGGCAGCGGATCCGCGAGGCGATGTGGGCGCCGGTCTACCGGCCCGTCCGGGCTGTCTGA
- a CDS encoding polysaccharide deacetylase family protein, whose product MRVNAVLPLLAVAGLLAATGCSGHSAAATPPPGAASRPAAPLTTTRAPEADRAAAFRSWGVPVLAPQPPAPAVKPVRTDGGEIPVVSRIPTQQKIVFVTFDDGAEKDPKFVAMMRDLKIPFTMFLTDDIIKNDYEYFKPLQALGNSIQDHTLSHPDLPTEPFARQRHEICTQQSRLTQEYGARPGLFRPPYGDWNADTRAAVKSCGGLRAIILWRETMQINRVTFQDPSRKFHPGDIILAHFRGPSQLKGESMTAMVAKMLRAIAAQGYTVARLDDYV is encoded by the coding sequence ATGCGCGTCAACGCAGTGCTCCCCCTTCTGGCCGTGGCCGGACTCCTGGCCGCTACCGGCTGCTCCGGGCACTCGGCGGCGGCGACACCGCCGCCCGGCGCCGCGAGCCGGCCGGCCGCGCCCCTCACCACGACCCGGGCGCCGGAAGCGGACAGAGCCGCGGCGTTCCGCAGCTGGGGCGTCCCCGTGCTCGCGCCGCAGCCACCCGCCCCCGCGGTCAAACCGGTGCGCACCGACGGCGGTGAGATACCCGTAGTCAGCCGGATACCCACCCAGCAGAAGATCGTCTTCGTCACCTTCGACGACGGCGCGGAGAAGGACCCGAAGTTCGTCGCCATGATGCGGGACCTGAAGATCCCGTTCACCATGTTCCTGACCGACGACATCATCAAGAACGACTACGAGTACTTCAAACCCCTCCAGGCGCTGGGCAATTCGATACAGGACCACACGCTCAGCCACCCCGATCTGCCCACCGAGCCGTTCGCCCGCCAGCGGCACGAGATCTGTACCCAGCAGAGCAGACTCACCCAGGAGTACGGTGCCAGGCCCGGCCTGTTCCGGCCGCCCTACGGAGACTGGAACGCCGACACACGCGCCGCGGTGAAGTCGTGCGGCGGCCTGCGGGCGATCATCCTCTGGCGCGAGACCATGCAGATCAACCGGGTGACCTTCCAGGACCCGTCCCGGAAGTTCCACCCCGGCGACATCATCCTGGCGCACTTCCGCGGACCGTCGCAGCTCAAGGGCGAGTCGATGACCGCGATGGTGGCGAAGATGCTGCGGGCGATCGCCGCGCAGGGCTACACCGTCGCCCGCCTCGACGACTACGTGTGA
- a CDS encoding zinc-dependent alcohol dehydrogenase family protein — protein sequence MARQIFFDTTGGPDVLYLREVALRDPAAGEAVLRVDAIGVNRADAMFREGRYFYPPNSPSGLGYEAAGVVEAVGPGVSEVAVGESVAVLPAFKLTEYGTYGDHVIVPASSLVPRPADSDPVRAAAVWMAYASAYGALAEGGPVAAGDHVLLTAATGGVGLAAIEVANRIGAVPIATTRTPAKKQRLLDAGAAHVIVTGEEDLTKRVHEITDGRGVTTAMDPVGGPGIVEVIACVATGGRLLAYGLLDPRNDPGQGLPAVPGIEVSLYTLFPVTGDPERRRKAIEFIDAGLADGAFAPVIDRTFDLADFAEAHRYMESNGQFGKIVLTVQH from the coding sequence ATGGCTCGACAGATCTTCTTCGACACCACCGGCGGACCCGACGTGCTGTACCTGCGGGAGGTTGCCCTGCGCGATCCCGCGGCCGGGGAGGCCGTCCTCAGGGTGGACGCGATCGGGGTGAACCGGGCCGACGCCATGTTCCGTGAGGGGCGCTACTTCTATCCCCCGAACTCCCCCTCCGGACTCGGGTACGAGGCCGCCGGGGTCGTCGAAGCCGTCGGACCGGGTGTGAGCGAGGTCGCGGTGGGCGAGAGCGTCGCGGTCCTGCCCGCGTTCAAGCTCACCGAGTACGGCACCTACGGCGACCACGTGATCGTCCCCGCCTCGTCCCTCGTGCCCCGTCCGGCGGACAGTGACCCGGTCCGGGCGGCGGCCGTCTGGATGGCCTACGCCAGCGCGTACGGAGCACTGGCGGAGGGCGGTCCGGTCGCGGCGGGCGATCACGTACTCCTCACCGCGGCGACCGGCGGCGTCGGCCTGGCTGCCATCGAGGTCGCCAACAGGATCGGCGCCGTCCCGATCGCGACCACCCGGACGCCCGCCAAGAAGCAGCGGCTGCTCGACGCCGGCGCCGCACACGTCATCGTCACGGGCGAGGAGGATCTCACCAAGCGGGTCCACGAGATCACTGACGGCCGGGGGGTGACCACCGCGATGGACCCGGTGGGCGGCCCGGGAATCGTCGAGGTCATCGCGTGTGTCGCCACCGGAGGACGGCTTCTCGCCTACGGTCTGCTCGACCCCCGCAACGACCCCGGTCAGGGGCTGCCGGCCGTTCCCGGCATCGAGGTCAGCCTGTACACCCTCTTCCCCGTCACCGGCGACCCCGAGCGCCGGCGCAAAGCCATCGAGTTCATCGACGCCGGACTCGCCGACGGTGCGTTCGCCCCGGTGATCGACCGCACCTTCGACCTCGCGGACTTCGCCGAGGCCCACCGTTACATGGAGTCGAACGGGCAGTTCGGCAAGATCGTGCTCACCGTCCAGCACTGA
- a CDS encoding carboxymuconolactone decarboxylase family protein, translating into MPESDEARSYAAALDRAERLLGVRLERFLEPGPGEPANGADFKRLATVHTFGDAWSRTDVLDTRTRALVSVTIAATLGTLEPLRGQLRIALNNGVSPQEIVEAFVQIEAYAGAARAFDSYQVALQVFEEAAKAEQT; encoded by the coding sequence ATGCCCGAATCCGACGAGGCGCGGAGCTACGCCGCCGCACTCGACCGGGCCGAACGGCTGCTCGGCGTACGGCTGGAACGGTTCCTGGAACCAGGGCCCGGGGAGCCCGCCAACGGGGCGGACTTCAAACGTCTCGCCACCGTGCACACCTTCGGCGACGCGTGGTCGCGGACCGACGTGCTCGACACACGCACCCGCGCCCTGGTGTCCGTCACGATCGCCGCGACCCTGGGCACCCTCGAACCGCTGCGCGGGCAGCTCCGCATCGCGCTGAACAACGGCGTCTCCCCGCAGGAGATCGTCGAGGCGTTCGTCCAGATCGAGGCGTACGCCGGCGCCGCCCGTGCTTTCGACAGCTACCAGGTCGCCCTGCAGGTCTTCGAGGAGGCCGCGAAGGCGGAGCAGACGTAA
- a CDS encoding methionyl-tRNA formyltransferase, producing MTDEGLRIVLLTSFLPNYDLISRWAERRGHSIPLVVTVPNERVDRYGQAGNAVVDGVPTGQSVLVTGKLKAVAAPVIQAMRPDLVMSAAYPRLIPAEITEAPKFGAVNLHPSVLPAGRGPNPMRLVYEGAPTFGATLHRTAAEFDTGEILSQRERPLPERLSGPALLSEWFAMFGEVIDEGVSRAVSGVPGTRQDPGGATYAAPFEPAETYLDFTEEAAVVIRKTAALNVIVPRARAELAGREVVVRDVALLETGGRSAPGTVLEARADGWTVQVADAVLRVTADLD from the coding sequence GTGACTGACGAAGGTCTGCGGATAGTTCTCCTCACGAGCTTTCTGCCCAACTACGATCTGATCTCCCGCTGGGCCGAGCGCCGGGGACACAGCATTCCCCTGGTGGTCACCGTGCCGAACGAGCGGGTCGATCGGTACGGCCAGGCCGGCAACGCGGTGGTGGACGGGGTCCCGACCGGCCAGAGTGTCCTGGTCACCGGCAAGCTGAAGGCGGTCGCGGCTCCCGTCATCCAGGCGATGCGCCCGGATCTGGTGATGTCCGCCGCCTATCCGCGTCTCATCCCCGCGGAGATCACCGAGGCCCCGAAGTTCGGTGCCGTCAATCTCCACCCGTCGGTGCTGCCCGCGGGGCGGGGGCCCAATCCGATGCGCCTGGTGTACGAGGGCGCCCCCACCTTCGGCGCCACCCTTCACCGCACCGCCGCCGAGTTCGACACCGGGGAGATCCTGAGCCAGCGGGAGCGGCCGCTGCCCGAGCGGCTCAGCGGCCCGGCTCTCCTCTCCGAGTGGTTCGCCATGTTCGGCGAAGTCATCGACGAGGGCGTGTCCCGCGCGGTCTCCGGTGTGCCGGGGACGCGGCAGGACCCGGGAGGCGCGACGTACGCGGCGCCGTTCGAACCCGCAGAGACGTATCTGGACTTCACCGAGGAAGCGGCCGTCGTGATCCGTAAGACCGCCGCGCTGAATGTCATCGTGCCGCGGGCTCGGGCCGAACTGGCCGGCCGGGAAGTCGTCGTACGCGATGTGGCCCTGCTGGAGACCGGCGGGCGGAGTGCTCCCGGGACCGTCCTGGAGGCCCGCGCCGACGGCTGGACCGTCCAGGTGGCGGACGCCGTGCTGCGGGTGACGGCCGACCTCGACTGA
- a CDS encoding TetR/AcrR family transcriptional regulator: MSPRSDARRNRAHILAVAREILTEDGHASLNSIAKQAGVGPGTLYRHFPSREALVLEVFRAEVQKLVDWAPELLRTETPPRALRLWFERLAGYIRIKRGLGDALTTAVHDAVTHETHGPVTDAIRVLLDAGERDGTIRPGLDPDDVLLLMGCVWRVPPGPAGARQAQRLLDLSLEGIRTGR, encoded by the coding sequence ATGTCTCCGAGGAGTGACGCGCGGCGCAATCGCGCCCACATCCTCGCCGTCGCGCGCGAGATCCTCACCGAGGACGGCCACGCCTCGCTCAATTCCATCGCGAAGCAGGCCGGGGTCGGGCCCGGCACCCTCTACCGGCACTTCCCCAGCCGTGAGGCACTGGTCCTTGAGGTGTTCCGCGCCGAGGTCCAGAAACTCGTCGACTGGGCCCCGGAACTGCTGCGCACCGAGACCCCGCCCCGGGCGCTGCGCCTGTGGTTCGAGCGCCTCGCCGGATACATCCGTATCAAGCGAGGGCTCGGTGACGCCCTCACCACCGCCGTCCACGACGCGGTCACCCACGAAACCCACGGCCCCGTCACCGACGCCATCCGCGTCCTGCTCGACGCCGGCGAACGCGACGGCACCATCCGCCCCGGCCTCGATCCGGACGACGTCCTGCTGCTGATGGGCTGCGTCTGGCGGGTCCCGCCCGGCCCGGCCGGCGCCCGGCAGGCCCAGCGGCTCCTTGACCTTTCGCTCGAAGGCATCCGTACCGGCCGCTGA
- a CDS encoding universal stress protein, giving the protein MTRSVIAGLDGSPESLAAADWAAREALRRELPLRLVHAWQWQPSDPATTTDNSAHLDPERHWAERIPREAGATLRARYPGLSVTADQIAAQPVPALLSAAENAELLVLGSRGLSSLAGYLVGSVSQAVVARTTCPVVMVRAARTAADEHLPEESGSPADDAPYRDVVLGLDLVKPSDTLLGFAFEAAAARSATLRVVHGWLPPAIYGYSPSAMAPDLSTELAGQEMNALTAALRPWREKFPAVRVVAESAIGPAAHHLVEAAGQASLVVVGRRTPRPGPGPHVGSVTHALLHHSPAPVAVVPHD; this is encoded by the coding sequence ATGACACGTTCCGTCATCGCGGGTCTGGACGGTTCACCGGAGAGCCTGGCCGCCGCGGACTGGGCGGCCAGGGAAGCCCTGCGCCGGGAGTTGCCGCTGCGCCTGGTGCACGCCTGGCAGTGGCAGCCGAGCGACCCCGCCACCACCACGGACAATTCCGCCCACCTCGACCCCGAGCGCCACTGGGCCGAGCGGATCCCGCGCGAGGCCGGCGCCACCTTGCGGGCCCGTTACCCCGGACTGTCCGTCACCGCCGATCAGATCGCCGCCCAGCCGGTGCCGGCGCTGCTGTCCGCCGCCGAGAACGCCGAACTGCTGGTCCTGGGCTCGCGCGGGCTGAGCAGCCTCGCCGGGTATCTCGTCGGCTCCGTGTCACAGGCGGTCGTCGCCCGGACGACGTGCCCGGTGGTCATGGTGCGGGCCGCCAGGACAGCGGCCGACGAACACCTGCCGGAGGAGAGCGGAAGTCCGGCCGATGATGCGCCATACCGCGACGTCGTCCTCGGCCTCGATCTGGTGAAGCCGAGCGACACCTTGCTCGGCTTCGCCTTCGAAGCCGCCGCCGCCCGGTCGGCGACCCTGCGGGTCGTCCACGGCTGGCTGCCGCCGGCCATCTACGGATACTCGCCGTCCGCGATGGCTCCCGACCTGAGCACCGAACTCGCCGGCCAGGAGATGAACGCGCTGACCGCGGCGCTCCGCCCGTGGCGGGAGAAGTTCCCCGCGGTCCGGGTGGTCGCCGAGTCAGCCATCGGTCCTGCCGCGCACCATCTCGTCGAGGCGGCCGGCCAGGCCAGCCTGGTCGTCGTCGGCCGGCGCACGCCCCGCCCGGGTCCGGGGCCGCATGTCGGTTCCGTCACCCACGCGCTGCTGCACCACTCGCCGGCCCCGGTCGCCGTGGTCCCGCACGACTGA
- a CDS encoding ATP-binding SpoIIE family protein phosphatase: MTTASEEPFRALLEAAPDAMVIVDGSGAIQLVNAQTETLFGYAREDLLGQPVEVLVPERFRRRHPGFRHSYASNRQVRPMGAGLELHGLRRDGREFPVEISLSPLETPGGALVSAAIRDVSERKAAEAQLAELYEQQRHVALTLQRSLMGSPAPVPGMATASRYFPARQGAGVGGDWFDLIPLGAGRVGVLIGDVMGRGLEAAAVMGQLRSAAHALAKTGMPPWQLMRALDAVVSELPDQLVTCCYLVLDPDAGRTTISSAGHLPLLVIQPDGRVERPQVEVSVPLGVGEVPHQETRMTVLPGSVLALYTDGLVETPTSDIELQIEALGSALEKAVAGTLDLEATADAVLTSLLPGPEDYGDDVTLLLVRVPEAPATAVSAVLAATPISVAQGRRFLRDTLRAWDYPELSETVCLLASELLSNAVRHACGPLRLRLRQAGEELSVEVSDGSPVLPQARFAVADAESGRGLLLVDSLARAWGTVPTVDGKAVWFSLPVPASKSAASHRS, from the coding sequence ATGACGACGGCGAGCGAGGAACCCTTCCGGGCACTGCTGGAGGCGGCGCCCGACGCGATGGTGATCGTCGACGGCTCGGGAGCCATCCAGCTGGTCAACGCCCAGACCGAGACGCTGTTCGGCTACGCCCGCGAAGACCTGCTGGGACAGCCGGTGGAGGTACTGGTCCCTGAACGCTTCCGCCGCCGGCACCCCGGATTCCGCCACTCCTACGCGTCGAACCGGCAGGTGCGCCCGATGGGTGCGGGCCTTGAGCTGCACGGACTGCGCAGGGACGGCCGTGAGTTCCCGGTCGAGATCAGCCTCAGCCCGCTGGAAACCCCCGGCGGCGCGCTGGTCTCCGCCGCCATCCGGGATGTCAGCGAGCGCAAGGCCGCCGAGGCGCAGCTCGCCGAACTCTACGAGCAGCAGCGGCATGTGGCGCTCACCTTGCAGCGCAGCCTGATGGGGTCGCCGGCCCCGGTACCCGGAATGGCCACCGCCAGCCGGTACTTCCCCGCCCGCCAGGGGGCAGGTGTCGGTGGTGACTGGTTCGACCTGATACCCCTGGGCGCGGGCAGGGTCGGCGTGCTGATAGGCGACGTGATGGGGCGGGGGCTCGAAGCGGCCGCCGTCATGGGGCAGTTGCGCTCCGCGGCGCACGCGCTGGCGAAGACCGGCATGCCGCCCTGGCAGTTGATGCGGGCGCTGGACGCGGTCGTCAGCGAACTGCCCGACCAGCTCGTCACCTGCTGTTACCTGGTGCTGGACCCCGACGCGGGCCGGACAACCATCAGTTCGGCCGGACATCTGCCCCTGCTGGTCATCCAGCCGGACGGCCGGGTCGAGCGCCCGCAGGTCGAGGTGAGTGTCCCGCTGGGTGTCGGCGAAGTACCGCACCAGGAGACCAGGATGACGGTGCTGCCGGGGTCCGTACTCGCTCTCTACACCGACGGCCTGGTCGAGACCCCCACCAGCGACATCGAGTTGCAGATCGAAGCGCTGGGCAGCGCCCTGGAGAAGGCGGTGGCCGGCACCTTGGACCTGGAGGCGACCGCTGACGCGGTGCTCACCAGTCTGCTGCCCGGTCCTGAGGACTACGGCGACGACGTGACCCTGCTGCTGGTCAGGGTGCCCGAGGCGCCCGCCACGGCGGTGTCCGCGGTCCTCGCGGCCACGCCGATCAGTGTGGCCCAGGGGCGCCGGTTCCTGCGGGACACCCTGCGTGCGTGGGACTACCCGGAGCTCTCCGAGACCGTGTGCCTGCTCGCGTCGGAACTCCTGTCCAATGCCGTACGGCACGCCTGCGGGCCGTTGCGGCTCCGGCTGCGGCAGGCCGGAGAGGAACTGAGCGTCGAGGTCTCCGACGGAAGCCCGGTGCTGCCCCAGGCGCGTTTCGCGGTGGCCGACGCGGAGTCGGGCCGCGGCCTGCTCCTGGTCGACTCGCTCGCCCGCGCCTGGGGTACGGTCCCCACCGTGGACGGCAAAGCGGTGTGGTTCTCCCTGCCGGTCCCGGCCTCGAAGTCGGCGGCGTCCCACCGCTCCTGA
- a CDS encoding Nramp family divalent metal transporter — translation MTTIQTLSPPQLRGSVLRRLGPAFVPAIAYVDPGNLVTNVTAGARHGTALLWVVVLATGVAGPVQYLAAKLGATTGRTLPQLVAEHCPAPWRVAYWAQAELVSIATDVAEVIGAAIAMRLLLGIPLPLGGLIAAGVGAGLLTVGDQLGERFLQSVSVVSLGIIGGAFAFCLAFRPPPLHELGAGLVPALPGEGALVLAAGIVGATIMPHAIHIHSALARGHHRLDAHRIDVLTAMLFAGATNAAMLVVGAGALRGMAGDDFAGIAEGLAERAGSAARTAFLTALLVSGLTSTAVGTQSGSVVMSGLLRREMPRSVRRLATVLPAVVLLSVGASPVMVLILSQVALAIGLPLVLVPLALMTSSRRLMGARANAVPVVVALAAAIAAVVALDVALVAEPLLR, via the coding sequence GTGACGACCATCCAGACACTCTCGCCGCCGCAGCTCCGCGGCTCCGTACTGCGCCGCCTCGGCCCCGCCTTCGTTCCGGCCATCGCCTACGTCGACCCCGGCAATCTGGTCACCAATGTGACCGCGGGCGCGCGCCACGGCACCGCGCTGCTGTGGGTGGTGGTCCTGGCGACGGGAGTCGCCGGCCCGGTCCAGTACCTGGCGGCCAAGCTCGGCGCGACCACCGGCCGGACGCTTCCGCAGCTCGTCGCCGAGCACTGCCCGGCGCCCTGGCGGGTCGCCTACTGGGCGCAGGCCGAACTCGTCTCGATCGCTACCGACGTCGCCGAGGTGATCGGCGCGGCCATCGCCATGCGTCTGCTGCTCGGGATCCCTCTCCCGCTCGGCGGCCTGATCGCGGCCGGCGTGGGGGCCGGACTGCTGACGGTGGGCGATCAGCTGGGCGAACGGTTCCTGCAGAGCGTCTCGGTCGTGTCGCTCGGCATCATCGGCGGGGCGTTCGCGTTCTGCCTGGCCTTCCGGCCGCCCCCGCTCCACGAACTCGGGGCCGGCCTGGTGCCGGCGCTGCCCGGCGAGGGGGCCCTTGTACTCGCGGCCGGAATCGTCGGCGCCACGATCATGCCGCACGCCATCCACATCCACAGCGCGCTCGCCCGCGGCCATCACCGCCTCGACGCGCACCGGATCGACGTGCTCACCGCGATGCTCTTCGCCGGCGCCACCAACGCCGCCATGCTCGTGGTCGGGGCCGGCGCGCTGCGCGGCATGGCGGGCGACGACTTCGCCGGCATCGCGGAAGGGCTGGCGGAGCGGGCCGGGAGCGCGGCTCGGACGGCGTTCTTGACGGCGCTGCTCGTCAGCGGGCTGACCTCCACCGCGGTCGGGACGCAGTCCGGGTCGGTGGTGATGAGCGGACTGCTGCGGCGCGAGATGCCGCGCTCGGTCCGCAGGCTCGCGACGGTGCTGCCCGCGGTGGTACTCCTCAGCGTCGGTGCCTCCCCCGTCATGGTGCTCATCCTGAGCCAGGTCGCCCTCGCGATCGGCCTGCCGCTGGTGCTCGTGCCCCTCGCGCTGATGACGTCGTCACGGCGGCTGATGGGGGCGCGGGCCAACGCGGTCCCAGTCGTGGTCGCACTGGCCGCGGCGATCGCCGCCGTCGTGGCGCTCGACGTCGCCCTGGTGGCGGAACCGCTGCTCCGGTGA
- a CDS encoding DUF1275 family protein, translating into MRSVPPTTDARRLATVSALMSYAAGAGDAFAFAQLGGVFTANMTGSLVLAGLTSRPAYGSLVSGAATALGAFLIAVYAVSRATPGRPAPNWRRIRRVLWVVGGLNLALLAAIAAKPSPGSGLRLGMLAVSAAAMGAQTAAAKRYERSSGVTTTFVTGTLTSLAQDAADGSTDHAALRVVVVVMLVLGALTASGAMSLDQRLGPAVAAAATVVAALVFPPDGDRTP; encoded by the coding sequence TTGCGATCCGTACCACCGACCACCGACGCCCGGCGCCTGGCCACGGTGTCGGCACTGATGTCCTACGCCGCCGGCGCCGGTGACGCCTTCGCCTTCGCGCAGCTCGGCGGGGTGTTCACAGCGAACATGACCGGAAGCCTGGTGCTGGCCGGGCTCACCTCCCGGCCGGCGTACGGGTCCCTCGTCTCGGGCGCGGCCACCGCGCTGGGCGCCTTCCTGATCGCCGTCTACGCCGTCTCCCGCGCCACCCCCGGGCGGCCCGCCCCGAACTGGCGCAGGATCCGCCGGGTGCTCTGGGTGGTGGGCGGGCTCAACCTCGCCCTGCTCGCGGCGATCGCCGCGAAGCCCAGCCCCGGCTCCGGCCTGCGGCTGGGGATGCTCGCCGTGTCCGCGGCGGCCATGGGAGCCCAGACCGCGGCCGCCAAACGGTACGAGCGCTCCTCGGGGGTGACCACGACCTTCGTCACCGGCACCCTGACCAGCCTGGCCCAGGACGCCGCCGACGGCAGTACCGATCACGCGGCCCTCCGTGTGGTGGTGGTCGTCATGCTCGTCCTCGGGGCCCTGACGGCCTCGGGTGCCATGTCCCTCGACCAGCGCCTCGGCCCCGCGGTCGCCGCTGCCGCGACAGTCGTCGCGGCCCTGGTCTTCCCACCGGACGGTGACCGGACCCCGTGA